A region from the Drosophila mauritiana strain mau12 chromosome 2L, ASM438214v1, whole genome shotgun sequence genome encodes:
- the LOC117138313 gene encoding oocyte zinc finger protein XlCOF6.1-like, with protein MAKICRVCMDISDKLVNIFDARRKTRVSIAEMIAQCTGFEVKRGDLFSEMICLPCFEDAKSAYGIRQTCEKSHQFYCKVRDEGIEDALCALLEEEDWEISEDEDARIDSASDADDDGKSDSKKFAFECCECHKKYQRKGSLLRHMRTHTDGQSFPCPYCKRNFRLRVTLKAHMKTHNVSKPYECSHCSKTFAQQSTLQSHERIHTGERPFKCSECSKTFIKSSDLRRHIRTHGSERPFKCSKCTKTFTRRFHLKNHFRSHTGERPFKCSHCPTAFALKQHLKEHSRLHSPDRPFRCSHCPKTFRLSSTLKEHKLIHSVERTFKCPHCASSYKQRKTLGRHILELHE; from the coding sequence ATGGCGAAAATCTGCAGAGTTTGCATGGATATTTCGGATAAACTCGTTAACATATTTGACGCCAGACGAAAGACTAGAGTTTCCATTGCCGAGATGATCGCGCAGTGCACCGGATTCGAGGTCAAACGTGGCGATTTGTTTTCGGAAATGATATGTCTACCCTGCTTTGAGGACGCAAAGAGCGCGTATGGGATTAGGCAAACTTGTGAGAAAAGCCACCAGTTCTACTGCAAAGTTCGCGATGAAGGCATCGAGGATGCTTTATGCGCCTTGCTCGAAGAAGAAGACTGGGAGATTTCGGAAGACGAAGATGCGCGGATCGATTCTGCATCCGATGCTGATGACGATGGGAAAAGCGACAGCAAGAAGTTTGCATTCGAATGTTGCGAATGCCACAAGAAGTACCAGCGAAAGGGAAGTTTGCTGAGGCACATGAGAACTCACACGGACGGACAATCCTTCCCATGCCCCTACTGCAAGCGGAACTTTAGACTAAGGGTCACTCTCAAGGCGCACATGAAGACCCACAATGTATCGAAACCCTACGAGTGTTCCCACTGCTCCAAGACCTTTGCGCAGCAGTCCACTCTGCAGTCGCATGAGCGAATTCACACTGGCGAACGGCCATTCAAGTGTTCAGAGTGCTCCAAAACCTTTATTAAATCATCCGATCTCCGGCGACACATCCGCACACATGGCAGCGAAAGACCGTTCAAGTGCTCCAAGTGCACGAAAACATTTACGAGGAGGTTTCACCTTAAAAACCATTTCCGTTCTCACACTGGTGAACGACCATTCAAGTGTTCCCACTGCCCCACGGCCTTTGCTCTCAAGCAGCACCTCAAGGAACACAGTCGCCTGCACTCACCAGATCGTCCATTTCGCTGCTCCCACTGTCCCAAGACTTTTCGGCTGAGCAGCACTCTCAAGGAGCACAAGCTCATACACAGCGTCGAAAGGACCTTTAAGTGTCCTCACTGTGCCAGTTCCTATAAGCAGAGAAAAACACTTGGTAGACATATCCTCGAGTTACACGAGTGA
- the LOC117138307 gene encoding polyphosphoinositide phosphatase yields MNNDNPNIVFNPLISSIQKVVLYETRARLYLVGSNNRETRFRLLTIDRLAHNRLSIEENANEFNSLEIRRFVASLTGSPKVTSAYGVLGFVRFLEGYYLLLVTKRKCCAHIGRHLVYTIKDTVMVRVNEVTSQRPPHPHEDRYKRMFQNIDLRSNFYFSYSYDLTRTLQYNESAPRYVGAKVDLDRDEPLPDWNTLTSNVDKAHERVDYAFRTDSRKRFVWNAYLLQPMEGIMLKDWLLEVTHGFVSQSCISIFGRHVNVCLVARRSSRFAGTRFLKRGANFQGDVANEVETEQIVSDGQRICAFTQMRGSIPSHWSQDISKMVPKPQIQLDICDPYAQTPSLHFERLLFHYGAPLIMLNLVKKRERRKHESIISKELEYSIRYLNQFLPPPHRMKHIHFDMARQSRLSGGNVMEQLAIHAESIVQMTGMFFKAAGSEPGLQTGIVRTNCVDCLDRTNSAQFAIGKCALGHQLERLGFVKSAKLEFDSDCVTMLENLYEEHGDTLALQYGGSQLVHRIKTYRKTAPWGSQGSDVMQTLSRYYSNTFSDTEKQHSINLFLGIYKPSLTKQGPPIWELQTDYDMHNAFVPRADSKAITDWVRHKVRECLPYSCADSNKLVKELFRVHSSGLEMIDAYSNYHQSFKWTDFSEHIAFEISQLALRYMPTFRTNFSPFQRQIQTSRKARQNPSMTGQSSTGSMNSNSSSSSEGDDSSSDEELSASFAEKEANQTESTEPAAATLATGLPSMEEIYGCTINPPSKQSMAVYKKYVQMGKLSSGGARPAQTAVAQRDQELAKIMRGITLRPLSDYGTDSYLSVRPPVVPRKSLTIYAEYCRTRSTFNAVPKLEEFDVLYQYVQKL; encoded by the exons ATGAACAATGATAATCCGAATATAGTTTTCAATCCCCTGATAAGCTCCATCCAAAAAGTAGTGCTCTATGAGACACGAGCG CGCCTCTATTTGGTGGGCAGCAACAATCGGGAGACTCGGTTCCGCCTCCTGACCATAGACCGACTTGCCCACAACCGGCTCAGTATCGAGGAGAATGCCAACGAGTTCAACAGCCTGGAGATCCGACGTTTTGTCGCCTCCCTTACCGGTTCGCCCAAGGTGACGTCCGCTTACGGGGTCCTCGGATTTGTGCGCTTCCTCGAGGGCTACTACCTCTTGCTGGTGACAAAGCGCAAATGCTGCGCCCACATCGGCCGCCACCTGGTCTACACAATTAAGGACACGGTGATGGTGCGTGTGAACGAGGTGACCTCGCAACGACCACCGCATCCGCACGAGGATCGCTACAAGCGGATGTTTCAGAATATCGACCTACGTAGCAACTTCTATTTCTCATACTCCTACGATTTGACGCGCACGCTGCAGTACAACGAGTCCGCTCCTCGCTACGTTGGTGCCAAGGTAGATCTCGACCGCGATGAACCGCTTCCCGATTGGAATACGCTAACCAGCAATGTGGACAAGGCCCATGAGCGTGTGGATTACGCGTTTCGCACCGATTCCCGCAAGCGCTTTGTCTGGAATGCCTATCTCCTGCAGCCCATGGAAGGCATAATGCTCAAGGACTGGCTTTTAGAAGTTACTCACGGGTTTGTCAGCCAATCCTGCATCAGCATTTTTGGGCGGCACGTCAATGTTTGCCTGGTGGCGCGCAGGAGCTCACGCTTCGCCGGTACCCGTTTCCTTAAGCGTGGAGCCAACTTTCAAGGGGACGTGGCCAATGAGGTGGAGACCGAACAGATCGTCAGCGATGGTCAGAGAATCTGCGCCTTCACCCAAATGCGAGGCTCCATACCGTCACACTGGTCCCAGGATATCAGCAAAATGGTGCCCAAGCCGCAGATTCAATTGGACATTTGCGATCCATATGCGCAGACTCCGTCGCTCCACTTCGAACGGCTGCTCTTCCATTATGGTGCGCCGCTCATTATGCTCAATCTGGTGAAGAAGAGGGAGCGGCGCAAGCACGAGTCGATCATCTCCAAGGAGCTGGAGTACAGTATCCGCTATCTCAACCAATTCCTGCCGCCACCGCACCGCATGAAGCACATCCACTTCGATATGGCGCGACAAAGTCGCCTGAGCGGAGGCAACGTCATGGAGCAACTAGCCATTCATGCCGAAAGTATTGTCCAAATGACGGGTATGTTTTTCAAGGCGGCTGGAAGTGAGCCCGGCTTGCAGACTGGGATTGTGCGCACAAACTGCGTAGACTGCCTGGATCGCACCAATTCGGCTCAGTTTGCGATTGGAAAGTGCGCTTTGGGTCACCAATTGGAGCGTCTGGGTTTTGTTAAATCCGCTAAGCTGGAGTTCGACTCGGATTGCGTGACGATGCTGGAAAACCTGTACGAGGAGCACGGCGATACACTGGCCTTGCAATACGGCGGGTCGCAGCTGGTGCACCGGATTAAGACATACCGGAAGACGGCACCCTGGGGATCTCAGGGTAGCGATGTGATGCAGACCCTCAGTCGGTACTACAGCAACACGTTTAGCGACACCGAGAAGCAGCACAGCATCAACTTGTTCTTGGGCATATACAAACCCAGTTTGACAAAGC AGGGTCCACCCATTTGGGAGCTACAGACGGACTACGACATGCACAACGCATTCGTGCCGAGAGCGGATAGCAAGGCCATCACCGATTGGGTGCGCCACAAGGTTCGCGAGTGCCTACCCTATTCGTGTGCGGACTCCAACAAACTGGTCAAGGAGCTATTTCGCGTTCACAGCAGCGGCCTGGAAATGATCGATGCCTACTCCAACTACCATCAGTCCTTCAAGTGGACTGATTTCAGCGAGCACATTGCGTTCGAGATCAGCCAGCTGGCACTGCGATACATGCCCACATTCCGCACTAATTTCAGTCCGTTCCAGAGGCAGATTCAGACATCGCGGAAGGCCCGTCAAAATCCCTCCATGACAGGGCAAAGTTCCACGGGTTCTATGAACAGCAATTCCTCAAGTTCCAGCGAGGGTGACGATAGCTCCAGTGACGAGGAGTTAAGTGCAAGTTTTGCCGAGAAAGAGGCAAACCAGACGGAATCGACCGAACCAGCCGCCGCCACTCTGGCCACAGGTCTGCCCTCGATGGAGGAAATCTATGGGTGCACCATCAATCCGCCCTCCAAGCAGAGCATGGCTGTTTATAAGAAGTACGTGCAGATGGGCAAGCTGTCCAGTGGAGGTGCGAGGCCGGCTCAGACAGCCGTTGCTCAACGCGATCAGGAGCTGGCCAAGATTATGCGTGGCATTACCCTGCGACCACTCAGTGACTACGGCACCGACTCCTATCTCAGCGTGCGTCCGCCGGTCGTTCCTCGCAAAAGTCTAACTATCTACGCCGAGTACTGTCGCACTCGCAGCACCTTTAATGCCGTGCCCAAGCTAGAGGAGTTCGATGTACTCTATCAATATGTGCAAAAGCTGTAG
- the LOC117138291 gene encoding sodium- and chloride-dependent GABA transporter ine isoform X1 → MTDNKDASQVLNTTPDQVVTSRAPLTGLAPLRHSQLSDSGAESCYEGDEQARLIRSSSSRAHKFIIIPATPGTPPGSGAVAGPLPFRQASSTTSLAAMAAALHKQSPLRQASVRTRPSSEVLQPGQVLAHQPTAAGSTSTVTFTIDDCDEEGAAIPAAASVPVPVTTPAISPTPATLTCTTTTTMAGDSVAVSPLSMELKSRLGSHHSSMRSVVSGYLPGLNDSSGNLVGGVSMATSGLQAPNPLYMQPQASLSGSSYHFHELAGNQIYSDVTSVRSLASIGIGSTDGRKLVIRRVPTTANELFDMVNPQTPPPLGVDDDDSYMDMSDETAHLKPRQQHWANKMQFVLACIGYSVGLGNVWRFPYMCYKSGGGVFLVPYCIILFICSIPLLFMELSVGQYTGRGPIGALGQLCPLFKGAGLASVVVSFLMSTYYSVIIGYSIYYFFTSFKTEMPWIDCNNRWNTPDCWVPQRKGINASAPDTSRTPSEEFFENKVLQISGGLEYPGMMRWELFACLICAWLMVYFATWKSIKSSAKVRYFTATFPFVLIIILMVRAVTLDGAAEGLRFFFRPKWSELKNANVWINAASQNFNSLGITFGSMISFASYNKYNNNILRDTVAVSAVNMITSLLVGIFAFSTLGNLALEQNTNVRDVIGDGPGMIFVVYPQAMAKMPYAQLWAVMFFFMLLCLGLNSQFAIVEVVVTSIQDGFPRWIKRHLGYHEIVVLFVCVISCLFGMPNIIQGGIYYFQLMDHYAASVTIMFLAFCQMIAIAWFYGTGRLSKNVKQMTGKAPSFYLRSCWLVLGPCLLFAIWVLSLINYHEPTYHNGRYTYPDWAYGIGWMFASFSLICIPGYAVINFLRSTGDTFWERIRNTLRPNIYECKICGEHHCEHDFPEQEQFMLAQEMATVYKPTNPHLLHLGQKCGYNAMQASPSHAEAGGPCGQ, encoded by the exons ATGACGGACAATAAAGACGCCAGCCAGGTGCTGAACACCACACCCGACCAGGTGGTCACCAGCCGCGCCCCACTCACCGGCCTAGCGCCCTTGAGGCACAGCCAACTCTCTGATAGCGGAGCGGAGAGCTGCTACGAGGGCGACGAGCAGGCACGGCTGATCCGGTCGTCCTCGTCGCGGGCCCACAAGTTCATCATAATACCGGCCACGCCGGGAACACCGCCGGGAAGCGGTGCGGTAGCAGGACCACTTCCCTTCCGCCAGGCCAGCTCCACCACATCGCTGGCGGCCATGGCAGCTGCGCTGCACAAACAGTCGCCACTGCGCCAGGCGTCGGTGCGAACCAGGCCCAGTTCGGAAGTATTGCAACCTGGTCAGGTGCTGGCCCATCAGCCAACGGCAGCAGGATCCACCTCCACGGTGACCTTCACCATTGACGACTGCGATGAAGAAGGTGCGGCCATTCCTGCTGCAGCTTCAGTTCCAGTTCCCGTGACCACGCCCGCCATCTCACCCACGCCGGCTACCCTGacctgcaccaccaccaccaccatggCCGGGGATTCGGTGGCCGTCTCGCCGCTCAGCATGGAGCTAAAGTCGCGGTTAGGCAGCCATCACAGCAGCATGCGCTCCGTGGTCTCAG GTTATCTTCCGGGCCTAAATGACAGTAGCGGCAATCTGGTTGGAGGCGTATCGATGGCCACTTCCGGATTACAGGCCCCCAATCCGCTCTACATGCAACCACAGGCCTCGCTGAGCGGCAGTTCCTATCATTTCCACGAACTGGCCGGCAACCAGATCTACTCCGATGTGACCTCCGTTCGCTCGCTGGCCTCCATTGGCATTGGGTCGACGGATGGGCGCAAGCTGGTTATCCGGCGAGTGCCCACCACCGCCAACGAGCTGTTCGACATGGTCAATCCGCAGACGCCACC ACCCTTGGGGGTGGATGACGATGACAGCTACATGGACATGTCCGATGAGACGGCACACCTGAAGCCTCGCCAGCAGCACTGGGCAAACAAGATGCAGTTCGTCCTGGCCTGCATAGGATACTCGGTGGGTCTGGGCAACGTCTGGCGATTTCCCTACATGTGCTACAAGAGTGGCGGTG GTGTTTTTCTAGTACCTTATTGCATAATACTGTTCATATGCAGCATTCCGCTGCTCTTCATGGAGCTGTCCGTTGGCCAATACACCGGTCGAGGACCCATTGGGGCCCTGGGTCAACTGTGTCCACTGTTCAAGG GAGCCGGACTCGCCAGCGTGGTCGTCTCGTTCCTCATGTCCACCTACTATAGTGTCATCATAGGCTACTCCATCTACTACTTCTTTACGTCGTTCAAAACGGAGATGCCCTGGATCGACTGCAACAACAG GTGGAACACGCCGGATTGCTGGGTGCCACAGCGCAAGGGGATTAATGCCAGTGCGCCGGACACATCTCGCACTCCATCCGAGGAGTTCTTCGA AAACAAGGTCCTTCAAATCAGCGGTGGCCTGGAGTATCCGGGCATGATGCGCTGGGAGCTATTCGCCTGCCTAATCTGCGCCTGGCTAATGGTCTACTTCGCCACGTGGAAGTCGATTAAGTCGTCGGCGAAGGTGCGCTACTTCACGGCCACCTTTCCGTTCGTGCTGATCATCATCCTGATGGTGCGCGCGGTGACCCTGGATGGAGCTGCTGAGGGTCTGCGCTTCTTCTTCCGTCCCAAGTGGTCGGAGCTGAAGAACGCCAATGTGTGGATCAACGCCGCATCCCAGAACTTCAACTCGCTGGGCATCACCTTCGGATCCATGATCTCCTTTGCCAGCTACAACAAGTACAACAACAATATCCTGCGGGATACCGTGGCAGTGAGTGCGGTGAATATGATCACCAGTCTCCTGGTGGGCATCTTTGCCTTCTCCACGCTGGGCAACCTGGCGCTGGAGCAGAACACCAATGTGAGGGACGTCATCGGTGATGGACCGGGCATGATATTCGTGGTCTATCCCCAGGCGATGGCTAAGATGCCGTACGCTCAGCTCTGGGCGGTCATGTTCTTCTTCATGCTGCTCTGCCTCGGTCTGAACTCGCAGTTCGCCATCGTGGAGGTGGTGGTCACGTCCATACAGGATGGCTTTCCGCGGTGGATCAAGCGGCACCTGGGCTATCACGAAATCGTGGTCCTGTTCGTCTGCGTCATCTCATGTCTCTTCGGAATGCCCAACATCATACAGGGTGGCATCTACTACTTCCAGCTAATGGATCACTACGCCGCCTCCGTGACGATCATGTTCCTGGCCTTCTGTCAAATGATCGCCATTGCCTGGTTCTACGGCACGGGAAGGCTCTCGAAGAACGTCAAACAAATGACCGGAAAGGCGCCTTCCTTCTATCTCAGATCCTGCTGGCTAGTCTTGGGACCCTGCCTCCTCTTT GCCATCTGGGTGTTGAGTCTGATCAACTACCACGAGCCCACCTACCACAATGGACGCTATACCTATCCGGACTGGGCCTATGGAATAGGCTGGATGTTCGCTTCATTCTCGCTGATCTGCATACCTGGATATGCGGTTATCAACTTCCTGCGCTCCACTGGAGATACCTTTTGGGAA CGCATCCGGAACACGCTGAGACCCAACATCTACGAGTGCAAGATTTGCGGGgaacaccactgcgaacacGACTTTCCGGAGCAGGAGCAGTTCATGCTGGCCCAGGAAATGGCCACCGTGTACAAGCCCACGAACCCACACCTGCTCCATCTCGGCCAGAAGTGCGGCTACAACGCCATGCAAGCCTCACCCTCACATGCGGAGGCAGGAGGACCATGTGGCCAGTAA
- the LOC117138291 gene encoding sodium- and chloride-dependent GABA transporter ine isoform X2: protein MPNRQDYDAQSSKHSEQSFFRFNRVAKVPLGVDDDDSYMDMSDETAHLKPRQQHWANKMQFVLACIGYSVGLGNVWRFPYMCYKSGGGVFLVPYCIILFICSIPLLFMELSVGQYTGRGPIGALGQLCPLFKGAGLASVVVSFLMSTYYSVIIGYSIYYFFTSFKTEMPWIDCNNRWNTPDCWVPQRKGINASAPDTSRTPSEEFFENKVLQISGGLEYPGMMRWELFACLICAWLMVYFATWKSIKSSAKVRYFTATFPFVLIIILMVRAVTLDGAAEGLRFFFRPKWSELKNANVWINAASQNFNSLGITFGSMISFASYNKYNNNILRDTVAVSAVNMITSLLVGIFAFSTLGNLALEQNTNVRDVIGDGPGMIFVVYPQAMAKMPYAQLWAVMFFFMLLCLGLNSQFAIVEVVVTSIQDGFPRWIKRHLGYHEIVVLFVCVISCLFGMPNIIQGGIYYFQLMDHYAASVTIMFLAFCQMIAIAWFYGTGRLSKNVKQMTGKAPSFYLRSCWLVLGPCLLFAIWVLSLINYHEPTYHNGRYTYPDWAYGIGWMFASFSLICIPGYAVINFLRSTGDTFWERIRNTLRPNIYECKICGEHHCEHDFPEQEQFMLAQEMATVYKPTNPHLLHLGQKCGYNAMQASPSHAEAGGPCGQ, encoded by the exons ATGCCGAACCGCCAGGACTACGATGCCCAGTCCTCGAAGCACTCGGAGCAGTCCTTCTTCCGCTTCAACCGGGTGGCCAAAGT ACCCTTGGGGGTGGATGACGATGACAGCTACATGGACATGTCCGATGAGACGGCACACCTGAAGCCTCGCCAGCAGCACTGGGCAAACAAGATGCAGTTCGTCCTGGCCTGCATAGGATACTCGGTGGGTCTGGGCAACGTCTGGCGATTTCCCTACATGTGCTACAAGAGTGGCGGTG GTGTTTTTCTAGTACCTTATTGCATAATACTGTTCATATGCAGCATTCCGCTGCTCTTCATGGAGCTGTCCGTTGGCCAATACACCGGTCGAGGACCCATTGGGGCCCTGGGTCAACTGTGTCCACTGTTCAAGG GAGCCGGACTCGCCAGCGTGGTCGTCTCGTTCCTCATGTCCACCTACTATAGTGTCATCATAGGCTACTCCATCTACTACTTCTTTACGTCGTTCAAAACGGAGATGCCCTGGATCGACTGCAACAACAG GTGGAACACGCCGGATTGCTGGGTGCCACAGCGCAAGGGGATTAATGCCAGTGCGCCGGACACATCTCGCACTCCATCCGAGGAGTTCTTCGA AAACAAGGTCCTTCAAATCAGCGGTGGCCTGGAGTATCCGGGCATGATGCGCTGGGAGCTATTCGCCTGCCTAATCTGCGCCTGGCTAATGGTCTACTTCGCCACGTGGAAGTCGATTAAGTCGTCGGCGAAGGTGCGCTACTTCACGGCCACCTTTCCGTTCGTGCTGATCATCATCCTGATGGTGCGCGCGGTGACCCTGGATGGAGCTGCTGAGGGTCTGCGCTTCTTCTTCCGTCCCAAGTGGTCGGAGCTGAAGAACGCCAATGTGTGGATCAACGCCGCATCCCAGAACTTCAACTCGCTGGGCATCACCTTCGGATCCATGATCTCCTTTGCCAGCTACAACAAGTACAACAACAATATCCTGCGGGATACCGTGGCAGTGAGTGCGGTGAATATGATCACCAGTCTCCTGGTGGGCATCTTTGCCTTCTCCACGCTGGGCAACCTGGCGCTGGAGCAGAACACCAATGTGAGGGACGTCATCGGTGATGGACCGGGCATGATATTCGTGGTCTATCCCCAGGCGATGGCTAAGATGCCGTACGCTCAGCTCTGGGCGGTCATGTTCTTCTTCATGCTGCTCTGCCTCGGTCTGAACTCGCAGTTCGCCATCGTGGAGGTGGTGGTCACGTCCATACAGGATGGCTTTCCGCGGTGGATCAAGCGGCACCTGGGCTATCACGAAATCGTGGTCCTGTTCGTCTGCGTCATCTCATGTCTCTTCGGAATGCCCAACATCATACAGGGTGGCATCTACTACTTCCAGCTAATGGATCACTACGCCGCCTCCGTGACGATCATGTTCCTGGCCTTCTGTCAAATGATCGCCATTGCCTGGTTCTACGGCACGGGAAGGCTCTCGAAGAACGTCAAACAAATGACCGGAAAGGCGCCTTCCTTCTATCTCAGATCCTGCTGGCTAGTCTTGGGACCCTGCCTCCTCTTT GCCATCTGGGTGTTGAGTCTGATCAACTACCACGAGCCCACCTACCACAATGGACGCTATACCTATCCGGACTGGGCCTATGGAATAGGCTGGATGTTCGCTTCATTCTCGCTGATCTGCATACCTGGATATGCGGTTATCAACTTCCTGCGCTCCACTGGAGATACCTTTTGGGAA CGCATCCGGAACACGCTGAGACCCAACATCTACGAGTGCAAGATTTGCGGGgaacaccactgcgaacacGACTTTCCGGAGCAGGAGCAGTTCATGCTGGCCCAGGAAATGGCCACCGTGTACAAGCCCACGAACCCACACCTGCTCCATCTCGGCCAGAAGTGCGGCTACAACGCCATGCAAGCCTCACCCTCACATGCGGAGGCAGGAGGACCATGTGGCCAGTAA